From a region of the Salinispira pacifica genome:
- a CDS encoding CCA tRNA nucleotidyltransferase, translated as MKTFIPKNLYSIERIFRAAGHELYLVGGAVRNIVLGRPPMDWDLASDAQPQEIMKLFHHVIPTGIQHGTVTIRFKGESYEVTTYRIDGSYSDARRPDSVEYTGNIHEDLKRRDFTINAMAYNLQTHQLLDPHGGKKDLKSGIIRTVGDPLLRFSEDGLRIIRGIRFASGLNFSIEQVTYEGCVPALNS; from the coding sequence GTGAAAACGTTTATACCGAAAAATCTATACAGCATTGAACGGATATTCCGGGCCGCAGGGCATGAGTTATATCTGGTGGGCGGAGCAGTAAGAAATATTGTTCTCGGCCGTCCGCCCATGGATTGGGATCTTGCCAGCGACGCTCAGCCCCAGGAAATCATGAAATTGTTTCATCATGTAATTCCCACAGGAATTCAGCATGGAACGGTAACCATTCGTTTCAAGGGTGAGAGCTATGAAGTAACAACATACCGTATTGACGGAAGCTACAGCGACGCCCGAAGACCTGACAGTGTGGAATATACGGGAAATATCCATGAGGATCTGAAACGAAGAGATTTTACCATCAATGCCATGGCCTATAACCTCCAGACCCATCAGCTTCTGGACCCCCACGGGGGGAAAAAGGACCTGAAAAGCGGGATTATCAGAACCGTGGGTGATCCTCTTCTCAGATTTTCTGAAGACGGCTTGCGGATAATTCGCGGAATTCGTTTCGCCTCCGGGTTGAACTTCAGCATTGAACAGGTGACCTATGAGGGATGCGTTCCCGCCTTGAATTCATGA
- the coaD gene encoding pantetheine-phosphate adenylyltransferase, with the protein MKKALFPGSFDPPTHGHLNIIHRAMEVFDEIHVVIAVNPQKNYAFTAEERFEMIKTLTEDFENVYVHLWDRLIVDFADKIGAKVLLRGVRALADFNYEFELSMMNKGLNSRVETLFMPTDPQYFVLRSSAIRELVRLGGDITSMVPGPIINQVTERFSG; encoded by the coding sequence ATGAAAAAGGCGCTATTCCCCGGGTCATTCGATCCGCCGACACATGGACATCTGAACATTATTCACAGGGCCATGGAAGTATTTGACGAAATTCATGTGGTTATTGCGGTGAATCCTCAAAAAAACTATGCCTTCACCGCTGAAGAGCGATTCGAGATGATTAAAACCCTCACCGAAGATTTCGAAAACGTATACGTTCATTTGTGGGACAGACTGATCGTGGACTTTGCTGACAAAATCGGGGCAAAGGTGCTGCTCAGGGGGGTACGGGCCCTGGCGGATTTTAATTATGAGTTTGAACTGTCCATGATGAATAAGGGCTTGAATTCCCGGGTTGAGACGCTGTTCATGCCCACCGACCCCCAGTATTTTGTCCTTCGCTCATCGGCAATCCGCGAACTTGTGAGACTGGGGGGCGATATTACCTCCATGGTTCCAGGACCCATCATCAACCAGGTTACCGAACGTTTCTCAGGATAA
- a CDS encoding HD domain-containing protein: MERIRDEFNKILFSPRPSRGLAIADDLGVLQLFLPELHSCRGFSQDSMPENRDLFDHLLCCCDYAPLHSLEVRLAALLHDIGKTETRSESADGEISYPAHEKHSAQMASEICNRLKYPRAFEKKVHHLIMHHMFQVRGKDSDKAVRRFVSRVGRDDILDLLDLKNSDIAGKTGPFHDQQQNGNPLQAPVIPWLNELRDRVGRLLQQQSALTIGDLDINGNILHEDAGIPKSREMKKVLLFLLEAVLDDPSMNSRKKLLTLASNYYRERILPLKEDT, encoded by the coding sequence GTGGAACGGATCCGGGACGAGTTCAACAAAATCCTCTTTTCACCAAGACCCAGCAGGGGACTGGCGATTGCCGATGATCTGGGAGTACTTCAACTCTTTCTCCCGGAACTGCACAGCTGCCGGGGATTTTCCCAGGACAGCATGCCCGAAAACCGGGATCTTTTTGACCACCTGCTCTGCTGCTGCGATTATGCCCCCCTCCACAGCCTTGAAGTTCGCCTTGCTGCCCTCCTCCACGATATCGGAAAGACGGAAACCCGCAGTGAATCAGCCGACGGCGAAATCAGCTATCCTGCTCATGAGAAGCACTCTGCACAGATGGCCAGCGAAATCTGCAACAGACTGAAATACCCCAGAGCATTCGAAAAGAAGGTGCATCACCTGATAATGCATCACATGTTTCAGGTCCGCGGGAAGGATTCAGATAAAGCCGTGAGACGTTTTGTCAGCCGGGTTGGCCGTGATGATATTCTTGATCTGCTTGATTTGAAAAATTCCGATATTGCCGGCAAAACGGGTCCCTTCCATGACCAGCAACAGAACGGGAATCCCCTTCAGGCTCCGGTAATACCCTGGCTGAATGAACTGCGGGACAGAGTGGGAAGGCTGCTGCAGCAACAGTCCGCCCTTACCATCGGTGATCTGGACATCAACGGGAATATACTTCACGAAGATGCGGGAATCCCGAAATCCAGAGAGATGAAAAAGGTTTTGCTGTTTTTACTGGAGGCGGTACTTGATGACCCATCCATGAATTCCCGGAAGAAACTGCTTACTCTGGCATCGAACTACTACAGGGAGAGAATCCTGCCTCTGAAGGAAGATACCTGA
- a CDS encoding HIT family protein: MGGYFLNFDKLDYVRGPKYNGCILCGLRDGEESLVDLTVHRGEHFLVSVNLYPYNPGHILIYPRRHVVDIRELKAQENRELEAIQSSFLDLLDDLQSPAGYNIGYNMGTVAGGSIDHLHLHIIPRYEREVGIADLIAGRRVLIESPYDTCSRIRELKNQKKYGLE; this comes from the coding sequence ATGGGGGGATATTTTCTCAACTTCGATAAGCTGGATTACGTACGAGGTCCCAAATATAACGGATGTATTCTTTGCGGTCTCAGGGACGGTGAAGAATCCCTGGTGGATCTTACCGTGCATCGGGGGGAGCATTTTTTAGTAAGCGTGAATCTGTATCCGTATAATCCCGGACACATTCTCATCTATCCCCGGCGGCATGTTGTTGATATACGGGAGCTGAAAGCCCAGGAAAACCGGGAACTGGAAGCAATACAATCATCCTTCCTTGATCTCCTGGATGATCTGCAATCCCCCGCAGGCTATAACATCGGCTACAACATGGGTACCGTGGCCGGCGGTTCAATAGACCACCTTCATCTCCATATCATCCCCAGATATGAACGGGAGGTGGGAATAGCCGACCTGATTGCAGGCCGAAGGGTGCTCATTGAATCTCCGTACGACACCTGCAGCAGGATTCGAGAGCTGAAAAATCAGAAGAAGTACGGATTAGAATAG
- the map gene encoding type I methionyl aminopeptidase: protein MAKSRKAPAKAEFQVRQLAKTAEILYRLFQEIGSLMAPGRTGLQIQNFVLNQLMDTGAKTALRGYRDFQADISVSVNEVAAHGLPDDRKFRPGDLVTVDIAILNGGWYGDMAWTFGIPPLNVTERRLIRAAWQACMTGCLALKPGLPIGTLGSHVIKSAERLGGQVVNKFCGHSIGQELHEAPLIPYTKRPGFGWKVEKGMVLNIEPVVTLGEADVELNYDGISYSTKDRQPTAQFELTCAVSQDGIRILSLPGLLIKDILESPPF from the coding sequence ATGGCTAAATCAAGAAAGGCACCTGCCAAAGCCGAATTTCAGGTGAGGCAGCTGGCCAAGACCGCAGAAATACTTTACCGCCTCTTTCAGGAGATCGGTTCTCTCATGGCGCCGGGCCGTACCGGGCTGCAAATTCAGAACTTCGTACTGAATCAGCTCATGGATACCGGCGCGAAAACGGCCCTTCGCGGATACCGTGATTTTCAGGCGGATATATCGGTTTCGGTGAATGAGGTGGCCGCCCACGGACTTCCGGATGATCGAAAATTCCGTCCCGGTGACCTTGTTACCGTGGATATCGCCATTCTGAATGGCGGATGGTACGGTGATATGGCCTGGACGTTCGGAATTCCACCGTTGAATGTCACCGAGCGAAGACTGATCCGTGCAGCCTGGCAGGCGTGCATGACCGGCTGTCTTGCATTGAAACCCGGACTTCCCATCGGCACCCTGGGCAGTCACGTGATCAAGAGCGCAGAGAGGCTTGGCGGACAGGTAGTGAACAAATTCTGCGGCCACAGTATCGGTCAGGAGCTTCACGAAGCCCCGTTAATTCCCTACACCAAAAGGCCGGGGTTCGGCTGGAAGGTGGAGAAGGGTATGGTCTTGAACATTGAACCGGTTGTGACCCTGGGTGAAGCCGATGTTGAGCTGAACTATGACGGTATCAGCTATTCCACTAAAGACCGTCAGCCTACCGCACAGTTTGAACTGACCTGTGCAGTTTCTCAGGATGGTATCCGCATCCTCAGTCTTCCAGGGCTGCTGATTAAGGACATTCTGGAATCACCCCCATTTTAG
- the acpP gene encoding acyl carrier protein has product MDELFEKMKKLIADKLEVEESKITPESSFRQDLGADSLDTYELVYAIEEEMGITIPDEKANEFETVKDALDFIQSQQNG; this is encoded by the coding sequence ATGGACGAACTGTTCGAGAAGATGAAAAAACTCATTGCGGATAAGCTGGAAGTAGAAGAAAGCAAGATTACACCAGAATCTTCCTTTCGGCAGGATCTTGGTGCTGACAGTCTCGATACATACGAGCTGGTATACGCCATCGAAGAAGAGATGGGAATTACCATCCCCGATGAGAAAGCAAACGAATTCGAAACCGTAAAAGACGCTCTTGATTTTATCCAGTCACAGCAGAATGGCTGA
- the rpmF gene encoding 50S ribosomal protein L32, with product MAVPKKRASKARTRRHHSINRKLTVANLVECDNCGAKKMPHRVCPKCGFYRGKQVIEPDTLS from the coding sequence ATGGCTGTACCCAAGAAACGGGCATCAAAGGCCAGGACACGCAGGCATCATTCAATCAACCGGAAGCTTACGGTTGCGAATCTCGTTGAATGCGATAACTGCGGCGCCAAAAAGATGCCTCATCGTGTATGTCCTAAATGCGGTTTTTACCGAGGCAAACAAGTTATTGAACCGGATACACTTTCCTAA
- a CDS encoding chorismate mutase yields MMKKSPHYPRLVSVRGAVALSNRDPDQMILRMGDLLDSLFRENGVEPEHIVHIFFSQTEDIDFLNAAAAARKSRVGESISRTPLFCSLEPRYPGSLPMTLRILLTYYSSGDQPAKPVYLYGAEVLRKDMFHGSGVDG; encoded by the coding sequence ATGATGAAAAAATCCCCACATTATCCCCGGCTTGTAAGCGTACGGGGCGCAGTTGCTCTCAGCAACAGGGACCCCGATCAGATGATACTGCGGATGGGCGATCTTCTGGACAGCCTATTCAGGGAAAACGGTGTTGAACCGGAACATATCGTTCATATCTTCTTCAGCCAGACGGAAGATATCGATTTCCTGAATGCAGCCGCAGCAGCCCGTAAAAGCAGGGTGGGCGAGAGTATTTCCCGAACCCCGCTTTTCTGCAGTCTTGAACCGAGGTATCCCGGAAGTCTGCCCATGACCCTGAGAATTCTCCTTACATACTACAGTTCTGGCGATCAGCCGGCAAAACCCGTATATTTGTATGGAGCGGAGGTACTCCGGAAAGATATGTTTCACGGATCGGGTGTTGATGGCTAA
- a CDS encoding DUF5312 family protein produces MAAHTVRELAQALPEGERRVLLSRIQKSLQLNSDSESSIYHGKSDSNDQAARIQADIRKLGLWQRIVLFFKKLFSSRTEQELFMSMKVDQLFKRLQNKGHHLVQFEGRWLEPAFAELVYALYIQILPLINVFRRFWKAPDKLQGLVEFILERRVPNAKSSIFRFMTFQELQDYFEKFESKESLKRELLKRIEIYLENIPPEVFREIEDGIFPLYYYKELVLFDFTRFFNAFQVDIHSAVSGGRIEFHAAKADPMLEQLEHLYYALYAARRAQAVSSMHEEVFIYFSSVEEDGSGGRPEAPADMPDSPFENEMDPPESSASETGFRETGGEPPSSMDFQGSSGGVAQKKLFKEIAGAVEQFWQKAQLGNIIRFFRKNPYYRFIAYAPNLNIQEFYLSALRLKVLSELDEQFSNVRREVIRKKKERIFPHNMQDFEFYRRSVISSSNVKLPVFRYVDSIATLYHFLVYRFERVHLEALRVLARILPERFRDYGSRLILSIAALEDLLESIRTFDYSFSPLSDEGKSFYRLRYAAEKDLTQLKSYRVVVAQKDKEVKGYLDKGVDQLHTLEQLMDKIHDAQLENLNDRFQSLSSSGSGHLRKRLETMMNEVKSIQKILFYERQLEEEAHI; encoded by the coding sequence ATGGCCGCACACACAGTTAGAGAATTAGCCCAGGCTCTTCCGGAGGGTGAAAGAAGGGTGCTTCTTTCACGAATTCAGAAAAGTCTCCAATTAAATTCTGACAGCGAATCTTCCATTTATCACGGCAAGTCGGATAGTAATGATCAGGCTGCACGGATCCAGGCGGATATTCGCAAACTCGGACTTTGGCAGAGAATAGTTCTCTTTTTTAAAAAACTCTTTTCTTCCAGAACTGAACAGGAATTGTTCATGAGCATGAAAGTCGATCAGCTTTTCAAGAGGCTGCAGAACAAGGGGCACCATCTGGTACAGTTTGAAGGGCGTTGGCTCGAGCCTGCTTTCGCAGAGCTGGTCTATGCCCTGTATATCCAGATTCTCCCGCTGATCAATGTATTCCGGCGGTTCTGGAAGGCACCGGATAAACTCCAGGGGCTGGTCGAATTTATTCTTGAACGGCGTGTTCCCAATGCCAAGTCAAGCATATTCCGTTTCATGACATTTCAGGAGCTGCAGGATTATTTTGAGAAATTTGAAAGCAAGGAATCCCTGAAGAGGGAGCTGCTGAAACGGATTGAAATTTATCTGGAAAATATTCCTCCTGAAGTATTCAGGGAGATCGAGGACGGCATTTTTCCGCTGTACTACTATAAAGAACTGGTGCTGTTCGATTTCACCCGTTTTTTTAACGCATTTCAGGTTGATATTCATTCCGCAGTTTCAGGGGGGAGGATTGAATTTCATGCGGCAAAGGCCGATCCCATGCTGGAACAGCTGGAGCATCTGTATTACGCCCTGTATGCCGCCCGCAGGGCTCAGGCCGTGAGCAGTATGCATGAAGAGGTCTTCATCTATTTCTCATCAGTTGAAGAAGACGGATCGGGCGGGCGTCCCGAAGCTCCTGCGGATATGCCGGACAGTCCCTTTGAAAACGAAATGGACCCTCCGGAAAGCTCGGCGTCTGAAACCGGTTTCCGGGAAACCGGAGGGGAACCTCCGTCGTCAATGGATTTTCAGGGCAGTTCCGGCGGCGTAGCCCAGAAGAAGCTCTTCAAGGAAATCGCCGGGGCCGTGGAACAGTTCTGGCAAAAGGCTCAGTTGGGAAATATCATCAGATTCTTCCGCAAAAACCCCTATTACCGCTTCATCGCATATGCTCCGAATCTTAACATTCAGGAATTTTATCTTTCCGCACTTAGATTGAAAGTCCTCAGCGAACTGGACGAACAGTTTTCCAATGTACGCCGGGAGGTTATCAGAAAGAAAAAAGAACGGATATTCCCCCATAATATGCAGGATTTTGAATTCTACCGCCGCTCGGTCATTTCATCTTCAAATGTAAAGCTGCCGGTATTCAGATATGTGGACAGCATAGCCACTCTGTATCATTTTCTGGTGTACCGCTTTGAACGGGTGCATCTGGAAGCTCTGAGGGTACTGGCCCGGATTCTTCCAGAGAGATTCAGAGACTACGGTTCCCGTCTCATTCTTTCCATAGCAGCACTGGAAGATCTTCTGGAATCAATCCGAACCTTCGATTACAGCTTTTCCCCTTTGTCGGATGAAGGAAAAAGCTTTTACCGCCTGAGATACGCGGCGGAGAAGGATTTAACCCAGCTGAAGTCCTACCGTGTGGTAGTTGCTCAGAAGGATAAGGAAGTAAAGGGATACCTGGACAAGGGTGTTGATCAGCTTCATACCCTGGAACAGCTTATGGATAAGATCCATGATGCCCAGCTTGAGAATCTGAATGACAGGTTCCAGTCTCTCAGTTCTTCCGGCAGCGGACATTTGCGTAAACGGCTTGAGACGATGATGAACGAAGTAAAATCGATTCAGAAAATATTATTCTACGAGCGGCAGCTGGAGGAAGAAGCCCACATTTAA
- a CDS encoding flagellin produces the protein MIINHNMSAMFAHRQNKFNNIDMEKNIEKLSSGERINRAGDDASGLAVSEKMRAQIRGLNQADRNAADGISLIQTTEGYLQETGDILQRVRELAVQSSNGVYSAEDRMQIQVEVSQLVDEINRVASHAQFNGMNLLTGRFAQETGVNAVTASMWFHIGANMDQRERVYIGTMTAQGLGLQSTAGLPHSASFISISNPDAANNVIGMVDTAMKKVNKQRADLGAYQNRLEMARQGITIGAENLQAAESRIRDTDMAGEMVEFVKNQILTQSSQAMLAQANQKNQSVLQLLQ, from the coding sequence ATGATTATCAATCACAACATGAGTGCTATGTTCGCTCATCGTCAGAACAAGTTTAACAACATCGATATGGAAAAGAATATCGAGAAACTTTCTTCTGGTGAACGCATTAACCGGGCGGGCGACGATGCCTCCGGACTGGCCGTTTCTGAAAAAATGCGGGCGCAGATCCGCGGTTTGAATCAGGCTGACCGGAATGCAGCGGACGGCATCTCTCTTATCCAGACCACAGAAGGATATCTCCAGGAAACAGGCGATATTCTCCAGCGGGTACGTGAACTGGCTGTTCAGTCATCCAACGGTGTGTACAGCGCAGAGGACCGTATGCAGATTCAGGTTGAGGTGAGCCAGCTGGTTGACGAAATCAACCGGGTTGCGAGTCATGCTCAGTTTAACGGCATGAACCTCCTTACCGGTCGTTTTGCACAGGAAACCGGCGTGAACGCCGTAACCGCCAGCATGTGGTTCCATATCGGCGCCAACATGGATCAGCGTGAACGTGTGTACATCGGTACCATGACCGCACAGGGTCTTGGACTTCAGAGCACAGCCGGTCTGCCCCACAGCGCAAGCTTCATCAGCATATCCAACCCCGATGCAGCAAATAACGTAATCGGAATGGTGGATACCGCGATGAAGAAGGTCAACAAGCAAAGAGCCGACCTTGGTGCGTATCAGAACCGTCTTGAAATGGCCCGGCAGGGTATCACCATCGGTGCTGAAAACCTGCAGGCTGCCGAAAGCCGGATCCGCGATACGGATATGGCAGGTGAAATGGTCGAGTTTGTTAAGAACCAGATTCTTACCCAGAGCTCACAGGCCATGCTTGCCCAGGCGAACCAGAAGAACCAGAGTGTTCTCCAGCTCCTTCAGTAA
- a CDS encoding thiamine diphosphokinase, whose amino-acid sequence MDSSLIITGGSSPPVEVLQFLGTRFRICVAADSGADTALAAGIRPDYFLGDMDSVSSEHLEQITGWDISVSEFDKDKDYSDSELALRKAKTLWAPGEFIAMAGGGGGRIDHLMANIRLFDTDIYPDYWITADSEVFPLVSDQELNIPRGSTVSILPVGRGPWKMESTGLKWNLNDIRWSPGQISLSNSTIFSTIQLSVLEGRFLFIRPLPQEEYWVKDAADFLLLDQCIHIWRSNGRTHS is encoded by the coding sequence ATGGACAGCAGTCTGATTATAACAGGAGGATCATCACCGCCGGTGGAGGTGTTGCAGTTTCTCGGTACTCGCTTTCGGATATGTGTGGCTGCTGACAGCGGAGCTGATACGGCTCTGGCAGCCGGTATCCGGCCTGATTATTTTTTGGGTGATATGGATTCTGTCTCCAGCGAGCATCTTGAGCAGATAACAGGCTGGGATATCAGCGTTTCCGAATTTGACAAAGATAAAGATTACTCTGATTCAGAGCTCGCACTGAGGAAAGCGAAGACGCTATGGGCTCCCGGGGAATTTATCGCAATGGCCGGAGGCGGGGGAGGGCGTATTGATCATCTCATGGCGAATATTCGTCTTTTCGATACGGATATCTATCCGGATTACTGGATCACGGCTGATTCGGAAGTTTTCCCTCTTGTCTCGGACCAGGAGCTGAATATTCCCCGGGGAAGCACTGTTTCAATCCTTCCGGTTGGCAGGGGGCCATGGAAAATGGAAAGCACCGGCCTGAAATGGAATTTGAACGATATCCGGTGGAGCCCCGGCCAGATCAGTTTGAGTAATTCCACGATTTTCTCTACAATTCAGCTATCTGTGCTTGAAGGACGCTTTCTATTTATCCGTCCGCTGCCGCAGGAAGAGTATTGGGTCAAAGACGCTGCTGACTTCCTGCTGCTGGATCAGTGCATACACATATGGAGAAGCAATGGCCGCACACACAGTTAG
- the rnc gene encoding ribonuclease III has product MIFPKDGEAQRAPLISPERKKELQLFEKHAGTRFRRQDLLNLAFSHRSYANESRSDVANNEKLEFLGDSVLGLVVAEYLYQLLPEEEEGRLAKIKSFVVSEDSLADIARYLKIDNFILIGKGEEYSGGRSKKAILADALEAVIGALFLDSGFKSAKKFILKYFVPEINKVLENKHRKDYKTLLQEYLQKHHKVYPRYQLVKKTGPDHAKVFWMEVQVLEENFGPGKGRNKKEAEQKAAELAYRHFHPDT; this is encoded by the coding sequence GTGATCTTTCCCAAAGACGGTGAGGCTCAGCGGGCTCCGCTGATTTCGCCGGAACGGAAAAAAGAACTGCAGCTGTTTGAAAAACATGCTGGAACAAGGTTCAGGAGACAAGATCTTCTGAACCTTGCTTTTTCTCACCGCTCCTACGCGAATGAAAGCCGGTCCGATGTTGCCAATAACGAGAAGCTCGAATTCCTTGGGGATTCGGTTCTCGGGCTTGTCGTAGCTGAATATCTTTATCAGCTGCTGCCTGAAGAGGAAGAGGGGCGGCTGGCAAAGATAAAATCCTTTGTGGTTTCAGAAGACAGCCTGGCGGATATCGCACGGTATCTGAAGATCGATAATTTTATTCTAATCGGAAAAGGCGAGGAATACTCCGGCGGGCGCTCCAAGAAAGCGATCCTGGCGGATGCTCTGGAAGCCGTTATCGGCGCGCTTTTTCTTGATTCAGGGTTTAAATCAGCCAAGAAGTTTATTCTCAAGTACTTTGTTCCCGAGATTAACAAGGTTCTGGAAAATAAACATCGCAAGGATTATAAAACCCTTCTTCAGGAATATCTGCAGAAACACCATAAAGTGTACCCCAGGTATCAGCTGGTGAAAAAGACAGGCCCCGACCATGCAAAGGTATTCTGGATGGAAGTCCAGGTTCTGGAGGAAAATTTCGGCCCCGGAAAGGGCAGGAACAAAAAGGAAGCCGAACAAAAGGCTGCAGAACTTGCGTACAGACATTTTCATCCGGATACCTGA